GGGCCCGGTGGCGATGGCCTGCCAGACTTCCTCCGGCGTGCCGGGGACTTCGATGTCGACCTGGATTGAACGGCGTCCGGAGGCTTCTTTCTTCACGCTCATGATGGCTCCTTGGGCTCGGATTTCTGGGAGAGGGGGTGCGCCACGACGACCAGGCGATGCGCGCGGCCGCCGGGGGCCGCAGCGTCGTGGTATTTCGCAACGAGATGCGTGATGGCTTCGGTGAGTTCGTGGCTGAAGGCGGCCCGGTCCGCGGCAGAGCGGAAGCGAACCTCGGTATCCACGGCCAGGGTCGCCAGGCGCTTGTCCGTGGCGGTCGCGCGACGTACCAGGTCGCCCACTTCGCGAATGACCCGCGCGCCCAGCGCGATGAGATAGCCCGCCGACAGTCGATCGACTTCCCGGTCCGGGTCGACGGCAATGGGCCCCAGGGCTCCCGGTGAAACGACATAGGAAGCGGCCGTCGCGACGAGCAGCCGTTCCGTCAGCCCTCCCCACTTGCGTTCCTCGGCCAGCCGCACCAGCCCGTGCGCCTCGAGCGCATTCAGGTGGTAGGTGACCTTCTGGCGTGCCACGCCGACCCGCGTGGCCAACGTCGCCGCCGAGGCGGGTTGCGCGAGTTCGGACAGGAGCCGGCTTCGCAGCGGTTCGAGGGCTACCGTCGCCACGGCGGGATCGTCGATGACTTGAATGTCGTTCATGCCGACATGGTACTATTGACAATTTTTATTGTCAATAGAAATTCGGCTCGTAAAGGTCGATTTTGCGCGGTGCCACCGTGCCGGTCGGCCGGCCCGAATCCCGACTGATCGGAGTCAATCCCGGCGCTCAGACCCCGCGCACCCACCGCTCGATCTGCCGGCGATGCCGCAGCAGATGGACGATGCCGTGCTCGAGGATCATCTCCGGGTCATAGGTCGGCCCCCAGCGGACCGGGAACGTCACACGCGCGATCTCGGCCTCGGACGCGCCGTAGAGCCCGTCCAGCGCCGCCTCGGTGTAGCGGAAGGCCACACCCAGCCGCGGACGCACGTCGGCCGGGCCGGCCAGCTGCCGCGGGTCGAGCTGGTAGATGTCGACGTAGGGCAGCCCGCGCGCCTTGCGGATGTAGTCGGCGTAGCGGTGCGCCGCACCGACCGTGTGGGCACACAGGGCGCGCAACGAGACCGTGTTCGGGTCGTCGGTCGGCCGCACCTCGTCGAACTGCGCGGGACTCAGGCTCTCGACCACGCGGCAGAAGTCCTCCGCCGCGCGGGCTGTCTCGTCGAGGATGGCGCCCAGGGCGCCGGGGCGGCCGGGGCGGTCGAGGAAGCCGATGGACATCGTGCGCTCCTGGGGATTGGGTGGCGTTGAGGCGGCAGACAAGTTCGGGCCACGGGCGCCATGTCGCCATTGGGGCTGAGGAGGATAGTCGAAACAACCCACCATTCCCCCTCGCCCAGCCCTCGCGATCGCTCTCTGACACCCCTTGAGTATCCCCCACCGAACCCCAGAAAGTCAATCGACCTGCCCCAAGCCCCACCTGGACACCGTTTCCACCCCGCGCGGCGCCGATCCGGCGTGCTCGCGGGGGCACGTCCCCATTCGCCGCACTGCCGAGGTGCGGCCCGCGCTAGTGCGCCTGATAGGGGATCACTCCCAGCCGTCCGCCTGTTGCCCCGCCGTCTGGTCCATCTCCGGCCAGTCGTCGGTGGCGATCGTCTGGTCGAACCCGGAACGCGAGCTGCGGCGGCGAACGCGCTGGCAGCACCGCCGGCGGCTGCGTGGGTTCGCCGATGTGGGCGAGAATGCGCTCGATCGTCGGCTCGTCCAGCACGAAGGCGATGATACGCATCGGCTCACCGCACTTCGGGCACCTGAGCGGGAGGCATTCGTAGATCCGCACCAGCAGCAGCGCCCAACAGCGGGCCGCGGCGCGGCGGAGGTTCGACAGCGGTGACGGTGGGTCGGACTCAGGCGGCGAGGCCGATGGCAACCCCATGCTCGCGCGCGCCTGCTCCAGAAGCTGAAGCGTCGCTCCCGCCGGACCGGCCGACGCGGTCACCGCCGCGCGCAACGCTGCGTTCGGTGCCAGCACGCCGCAGTAGCGGTGCTTGTGCAGCCGGGGCGGGGTCACCAGTTGGGCCAGACGATCCAGCAATTCGATCGGGGTCAGCTGCAGTTCGGTGCGGCCGTCGGCGGTCCGGGCGGCGCAGGCTGTAGACCAGGGTCTGTTCGTTCAGGCGGCCGAGACGATCCTGGCTGAGCGGCGGCCGGGCGCAGTAGCGCGCCAGACGCTCGAGGCCGTGGCGGTTCCAGCCCGGGATCGTCACCGAGGCGTCGACCGACCAGCCGCCGGCGTGTTCGCTGCTGTCGAGGACATGGAGAGCGTCGTCATCGAGGTGGCCATGGCGGTGCAGCCAGCGCAGGCCGCGGTGGCGCATCTTCGCTTGAACCGCTTCGAAGTCCCCCGGTTCCAGGTCGAGCGCCGGATGAAACACGGCCTCGCCGTCATCGCCGGCGCTGAAGACGCCATCGGTCACCAGCACATGAAAATGGACGTGGCTGTTGAGGTAGCTGCCGAATCGGTGCACGAACGCAACGGCGCCGAAGCGGGCGCCCGGCGGCGCGCCGGGGCTGCGCTGGCGGATTGTGGTTTCGACCGCGCGCAGGAAGATTGTGAGCAGGCCGCTAGTGACCTCGGGCTTGTGCCGCAGGTGCCACAACGCAACTCGGCGGTTCGGTTCTCCCGCCTCCATTGTTTTCTTTAGAGGCTTAAGCCCTTGAAATTCAACGTAAACCAATGAATTTCAAGGACTTTTTTGTGCCCTTCTGATTCGAATAACCCTGAATAAACCGCAATAACTTACGTTGGTATACTCGTCTCGAACGACCAAATCAGGTCGTTCGATATTGTGTCGGAGTAGATGATAATAATGGTTAAGGGATGTCAAATGTTGTGAAGAGAACCGTTCGCCCCCTCGACGTCGCGGCCACTTCTTGATAGATTGAATTACGATCCGTCACCCGGAAGGAAGTTGTGAATAAGATCATGCAATTCGTGAGTGTCACCTTTGTGGTATGCTCTTCACTGTCATTGGCTCTGGCGCAACCAGTCTCTCAGGTTAACACCGTCGATATCGGCCAGGGCTTCATCGATGGCGTAAATGCAGACTCTCCCGAAGTGAGAACTGCGATCGCACGAGAGATATACGCCTCTTCGACTCTGACCGAGGTGGGAGAAGAACGGTTGGTCGCCCTGTTTGACAAGATCAGAGGGAAACTATGGTCTTCTGGCGTACCATCACTCCGAACAAACCGGTGAATATCTTCATTTGTACGCCCAATCGGTCAACGACAAACAGTGGCGCGACTTTCAGTTCAAACTAAGCAGCGAACCATCGCCGAAATTGCGCAATATTGTCTTTATTGCTGATGTCGCCGAGCCTATCTACCTTCCCAACGGCTCGATCGATAATCAGCATACGCTGGACTGGCTAAGCAGCTATGTTGAAAAACTGAATAAGGAAAATGATTTGGCCGCCGCAGTTCTGGTCGCCAAAGGCGACTCGATTATATTCGAGAGGTATATCGGCTATGCCGATGCGGCCAGAACGCGCCCGATTGGTCCCCACGCTCGGATGAATCTCGGTTCTGGGAACAAGATGTTCACCGCGCTGGCGATAATGCAGCTTCGTGATGCCGGCAAACTGCGGTTGACCGATACGTTGGTGTCATACTTCCCGGATTACCCCCATCAAGAGTACATTCGTTCCGCCACCATTCACCACCTATTGTCTCATACCTCGGGCTCGGGCGATTACTGGACCGACGCGTATGAAGCGGCCTGGGACAGCATCAGCAGTCTTGACCAGATGATGCCATTTGTCCTCTTGGATACTCCGGCATTCGCGCCGGGAACTCAGTTCCAGTACAGCAACTCCGGGTTCATCCTGGCGGGGAAGATAATTGAGCAGGTGACGGGCCAAAACTACTATGACTATGTCCGTGAGCATATCTACCGGCCACTCAGTATGAGTGAAACCGGCTCTTTCCTGAAAAGCAGAGCCGACACGCTGCTGGCAGAGCCGCTGACACGGAGCAAGGACGGCTGGGTGACCGCCAGGCATGGCCTGCGCGGAAGTTCGGCCGGCGGCGGTTACTCTACCCCCCGCGATATCCTCAAGTTTATAAGAGGCTTGCACCAGGGGACAACGCTCTCGCTGGCCTCGCTGGAGGAAATGACTGTTCCCCGGAATCTCGATCTGGAACCAGCGTACCCGTATGGCTATGGATTTGGACTGGCATTGCGGCGGGGGCGTGTCATATCTTATGGTCACGCCGGGCAGGCGCCAGGATAAATTTCGAGGCGCGCTATTATCCAGATGATGGTATCACGATGGTCATATTCTGTAACCAGGACAATGGCGCGTACGATGATTTGCGCAAGAATATCGACAAACTGATCACGGGCGACCGCTAGCGTCGACCTTTGGAACCAGTCCGCGCGTTAAGAGAGAAAGTACCAGATTGAAGAAGTGGAATTCCCCCGGTTCTCTAGACACCTCTTACGGTACAATTGTACCTGAAGGAGGAGTCGATGAGCAGCCAAAAGTACTCTCCCGAGTTCAAGTCGGACGCGGTCAAGCAGGTCGTGGATCGGGGGTACCCGGTCAAGGACGTTGCTGAGCGGATTGGGGTGCCTGCGCACACCCTGTACCTCTGGGTCCGCCACGCCAAGCCAGCGGCCCCGGAGTCCGACGAGGTGGCCAAACTCAAGCTCGAGATCCAGAAGCTGAAGGCGGATTTGAAGCGGGCGCAGGAAGAACGAGACATCTTAAAAAAAGCCGCCGCGTACTTTGCAAAGGACCACGAGTAAAGTACGCGTTCATCAAGGCACACCAACACGAGCACCGTATAGCGGTGATGTGTCGCGTGCTGCGGGTCCATCGGAGCGGCTACTACGCCTGGCTCAAGGAGCCCCGATCGGCGCGTGCGATCGAGGACGAGCGCCTGCGCGAGCTGATAGCTGCCAGCCACGAGGCCAGCAACTACTCGTACGGGAGTCCGCGGGTGTTTAAGGACCTGCGCGAATGGGGCGAGTCCTGTGGCCTGCATCGTGTTGAGCGCATCATGCGCCAGAATCGGATCCGCGGCGCCCATGCTTACCGGAAGCCGCGCTACGTGAACGGCCGGCCGGCGATCCCGGCGCCGAACATCCTGCAGCGTGAGTTCACGGTGAACGAGCCGAACCAGGACTGGGTGACCGACATCACGTACATCCGCACGTGGCAGGGCTGGCTATATCTGGCGATCGTGCTGGACCTGTTCTCGCGAAGGATCGTGGGCTGGTCGATGCAGCCGACAATGACACGCAGTCTTGTCATCGATGCACTGAAGATGGCGGTCCGCCTGCGGCGTCCCAAGTGCCGCGTCGTGGTGCACTCGGATCAGGGGTCGCAGTACGGAAGCGACGACTGGCACCGGTTCTGCGCCCACAACAAGCTTGTTCCAAGCATGAGCCGTCGCGGCAACTGCTGGGACAACGCAGTCGCCGAATCGTTCTTCAGTTCATTGAAGAAGGAGTGGGTTCGTCGGCGGATCTACCGGTCTCTTGAAGAGGCGCGAGCGGACCTGTTCAACTACATCGCAATGTTCTACAATGTCAGGCGTCGTCACAGCCACCTTGGCAACGTCAGTCCCGAGGCGTTCGAGAGCGCCTCACGAAGCGTGGCTTGTTAGGTGTCTATGAAACCAGGGGAATTCCACACGCTCGAGTATGAAGCGTTGGCCGATGGGATAGGTATCCTCCATTATTCGACCGGCAACCCGCTTGAGTTCTTTTTTGATGACTGAGGATAGTCGAAACAACCCACCATTCCCCCTCGCCAAGCCCTCGCGATCGCTCTCTGACACCCCTTGAGTATCCCCCACCGAACCCCAGAAAGTCAATCGACCTGCCCCAAGCCCCCACCTGGACACCGTTTCCACCCCGCGCGGCGCCGATCCGGCGTGCTCGCGGGCGCACGTCCCCATTCGCCGCACTGCCGAGGTGCGGCCCGCGCTGGTGCGCCTGATAGGGGATCACTCCCAGCCGTCCGCCTGTTGCCCCGCCGTCTGGTCCATCTCCGGCCAGTCGTCGGTGGCGATCGTCTGGTCGAACCCGAACGCGAGCTGCGGCGGCGAACGCGCTGGCAGCACCGCCGGCGGCTGCGTGGGTTCGCCGATGTGGGCGAGAATGCGCTCGATCGTCGGCTCGTCCAGCACGAAGGCGATGATACGCATCGGCTCACCGCACTTCGGGCACCTGAGCGGGAGGCATTCGTAGATCCGCACCAGCAGCAGCGCCCAACAGCGGGCCGCGGCGCGGCGGAGGTTCGACAGCGGTGACGGTGGGTCGGACTCAGGCGGCGAGGCCGATGGCAACCCCATGCTCGCGCGCGCCTGCTCCAGAAGCTGCAGCGTCGCACCCGCCGGACCCGCCGACGCGGTCACCGCCGCGCGCAACGCTGCGTTC
This genomic window from bacterium contains:
- a CDS encoding helix-turn-helix transcriptional regulator, whose product is MNDIQVIDDPAVATVALEPLRSRLLSELAQPASAATLATRVGVARQKVTYHLNALEAHGLVRLAEERKWGGLTERLLVATAASYVVSPGALGPIAVDPDREVDRLSAGYLIALGARVIREVGDLVRRATATDKRLATLAVDTEVRFRSAADRAAFSHELTEAITHLVAKYHDAAAPGGRAHRLVVVAHPLSQKSEPKEPS
- a CDS encoding transposase, producing MWHLRHKPEVTSGLLTIFLRAVETTIRQRSPGAPPGARFGAVAFVHRFGSYLNSHVHFHVLVTDGVFSAGDDGEAVFHPALDLEPGDFEAVQAKMRHRGLRWLHRHGHLDDDALHVLDSSEHAGGWSVDASVTIPGWNRHGLERLARYCARPPLSQDRLGRLNEQTLVYSLRRPDRRRPHRTAADPDRIAGSSGPTGDPAPAAQAPLLRRAGTERSVARGGDRVGRSGGSDASASGAGAREHGVAIGLAA
- a CDS encoding DinB family protein — its product is MSIGFLDRPGRPGALGAILDETARAAEDFCRVVESLSPAQFDEVRPTDDPNTVSLRALCAHTVGAAHRYADYIRKARGLPYVDIYQLDPRQLAGPADVRPRLGVAFRYTEAALDGLYGASEAEIARVTFPVRWGPTYDPEMILEHGIVHLLRHRRQIERWVRGV
- a CDS encoding beta-lactamase family protein, with protein sequence MYAQSVNDKQWRDFQFKLSSEPSPKLRNIVFIADVAEPIYLPNGSIDNQHTLDWLSSYVEKLNKENDLAAAVLVAKGDSIIFERYIGYADAARTRPIGPHARMNLGSGNKMFTALAIMQLRDAGKLRLTDTLVSYFPDYPHQEYIRSATIHHLLSHTSGSGDYWTDAYEAAWDSISSLDQMMPFVLLDTPAFAPGTQFQYSNSGFILAGKIIEQVTGQNYYDYVREHIYRPLSMSETGSFLKSRADTLLAEPLTRSKDGWVTARHGLRGSSAGGGYSTPRDILKFIRGLHQGTTLSLASLEEMTVPRNLDLEPAYPYGYGFGLALRRGRVISYGHAGQAPG
- a CDS encoding transposase, producing MSSQKYSPEFKSDAVKQVVDRGYPVKDVAERIGVPAHTLYLWVRHAKPAAPESDEVAKLKLEIQKLKADLKRAQEERDILKKAAAYFAKDHE
- a CDS encoding IS3 family transposase, whose translation is MKAHQHEHRIAVMCRVLRVHRSGYYAWLKEPRSARAIEDERLRELIAASHEASNYSYGSPRVFKDLREWGESCGLHRVERIMRQNRIRGAHAYRKPRYVNGRPAIPAPNILQREFTVNEPNQDWVTDITYIRTWQGWLYLAIVLDLFSRRIVGWSMQPTMTRSLVIDALKMAVRLRRPKCRVVVHSDQGSQYGSDDWHRFCAHNKLVPSMSRRGNCWDNAVAESFFSSLKKEWVRRRIYRSLEEARADLFNYIAMFYNVRRRHSHLGNVSPEAFESASRSVAC